Genomic segment of Salvia hispanica cultivar TCC Black 2014 chromosome 2, UniMelb_Shisp_WGS_1.0, whole genome shotgun sequence:
tttttcattggcAACCTAAAATGAATACTCCATATTCCTTGTGACCACTTACAGGGATTAGGGTTCTTGGCAATGTCGACTCCTCCGGTGCTGGGGCGTACAATGGGAAGATGCAGAGAGTACAACCAGGAATGCATAGGGCAGGGCCAGAGAATCCTCTTCTACACCGCGCTGCCTTTGATAGCATTTGGCATGTCGGGCCACATGACCTGTTGGAACTCGTTCATGGCAGAGCAATTTATTCGAGTAGAAGGCGAAGTTGAGGACGAGGACGAGTTCGACAACGCTGAGAGAACCTTCTGGAAGTTCTTTTACAGCGTTTTGGCCACCATCGTCCTCACCTTTGTCGCAGTTTTAGGCCTTCCCTATATAAAGCCGTGGTCCATTAGGTTTGGGATTCCGGCCATATGCACTCTCGTCGCAACTCTCCTCTTCTTTAGCGGATCCTGTTCCTACAAGTATTTCTCACCGCTGGGATGCCCTTTAACGGTGTTCTTTCGAGTTTTCGTTGCTGCTGTTTCCAAGCTGTTTTATCGAATCCCGAGAGATCCTAAGGAGTTGTTCGAGGTTAATCATCCTCAACTCTACGTCATTCCGCACACAAAGAGCCTCAGGTATGCCTTTCTTCTCAGATTTAGTCTGTTCAAAAGACTAGCATGTTAGGAGAAGAGAGAGTCTAGTTAGCCTATATACCCCACAACCGATGTGGGACATTGAGTCTGTAATACTTGatcatcaattttaatttgacaGTAAGGTTGATGTTTAGGTGTTTGGACAAGGCTGCAGTTGTGATACCTACAAAGCCTCTAGAGGAGCAAGCCGAGAATCCATGGCGACTCTGCACAGTGACCGAAGTGGAGGAGACAAAAACGATCATACGCATGATTCCTGTGTGGATGACATTCATTTTGTGTGGCGTCGTCAACGCCATAGGCTTCACCTACTTCGTCGAGCAACTGGACCATCTGGACCACAAAGTCGGCCGCCTCAAGCTCCCGTCGGTAGCCCTCCTCTGGTTCTTCGACCAAACTCAGAACCAGATTGCGAAGCTATACGTTATGCTAGCAAATCGCTTAGCCCAATCAGGGTCCATAAAGTTCGCTCCTCCACTAGGGATCGCAGTATCAATGATACTGGCGATCCTGTGCTGCATCACCGCAGCCAAAGTGGAGGACCGGAGGCTCGGGGTGGTGCAAAGGCATGGACTAGTGGAAAAGCCGGACGAGACAGTGCCGATGACCATGTTTTGGTTGCTTCCGCAGTTTGTTCTGCTCGGGGCTTCGACTGGAATATTTAACTATAGCGCGCTTTGCTTCTTTGTGGATCAATCCCCTGTTTCGACACGGAGGTACTTGCCGTTTATGATAAGCGCTGTGTTTGGTGTTGGGATTCTGGGGAGTGTGGTGTCGGTTTTTGTTGCGGGGAAAGTGAGTGAAAGAGGGGGGAAAAGGAATTGGTTTCAGCATGATTTGAATGGGAGTAGGCTGGATAAGTACTATTGGAGTTTGGCTTGGTTGATGGCCGTCAATCTTGTGGTTTTTGTGGTCGTCGCTATATTTTATCGATATAAGGAATCGGAACTGCAAGATTTGGGAGGTGGTGATTTTGGTGGGATTGATGAAGGGTAtgatgaaaactctaaatgtTGCTGTTGTTTGTGTTAGAAACTTGTTAATGCTGATGCTTACACATTTATCACTGATACgattaaacaaaaaacactTGTcagtgtttttatttttcttacgtTCTTTCTCAGACTTGTGCAGAGTAAGTGAATTGatacatttcaaattttgtaggTGAAAATTTTCCAGAACGTTGGGCATATTTATGTGCAAAATATTGCAGTTTTTTATTGTCGAACAAATTCGGCAATGAAATATGGTTATATGGACAGTACTAGTAAATACTCATAAATCCTCTAGAGTTGGCATGAGTAGAGCCGTAGAGGTTAACACGGATCTTAATACGTAATTggtgaaataaaagaaaaaaagtagtttGAAATTGTGCAGTGGATAGTGatcaaataattgataaaataaaagagaagaagaaaaagattgacataagagcatccccggcgatgctcttccgcaagagtAGCTGCCGTGCTCGCCGCTGCGCTCTTGCCATCGGCACGGACGTAGTCAGGCGCAATGTCATTGGCCAACGACTATGTCGTTggaaatttctatttttctaaatcgaaaataatcaaaaaaaaaaaacaaatttggattccaaaaatatagttgtttttatcaaaaaaattttttaaaatttttttatcctaaaatcatctataaatacacacattcatcatccattttttaaatcaaattatctccCACTCATacttctctcatatttttcataCTACTCACctacatcttcctctctcactcaaacactctccaaattcaaaaatagatCCGAACGAGATCATTGCGAAAGCGGAGCGCGAATAACAAGAATACTATCAACAATACTGTGTCGCCTATGAAGCCTATGTCACCGCTGCCCCTGCCCCTCCTCCTCGACGAACAAGATCAAATCGCCGCTACATCCCTCATGACCGGGAGAGAGCCCACGAAAGGCTCGTGAGCGACTATTTTTCTGACGAGCCACGGTTCTCGACAGATTACTTCCGGCGCTGTTTCTGCATGTAAAAACGCTTGTTTTTGCCTATTGTCAACACATTATTCGCCCGTGATGAATATTTCCAATCACGTAAAGATGCAACCGGTCAGCAAAGTCTCTCCTCGTTGCAGaagtgtacttgtgccatccgacaacttgctacCGGGCAATCGGATGACATAttcgacgagtatttgcatgtGGGGGAGTCAACTAGAATCCTATGCCTCAAAAATTTTTGCGCCGGCGTTGGTTCTACTTTCGGTGAGGAATTCCTTCTGGCACCCACCGCCGAAGATTGTCAACGGTTGCTTCATCGTCACAAAGCAGTTCACGGATTTCTCGGTATGCTTGACAACATCGACTGCTtgcattggaagtggaagaattgcccgaATGCTTGGAGGGGGCAACACTTAAGCGGCGACAAAGGCGACGGTCCAACGCTCATCCTCGAAGCGGTCGCTGACTACCGCCTAgggatttggcatgcatattttggTGCGGCCGGatccaacaacgacttgaacgTGCTCTACTCTTCCCCCCACTTCAAAGATCTTTTAGATGGTGTAGCACTGATCGACTTCACTATCAACGACCATCCATACCACATGGGGTACTATCTCGCCGATGGTATCTACTCAAGGTGGCCGACtttcgtgaagacgttcaacaCGCTGCAAGACCCGAAACGGATTCTTTATACGCAGCGTCAAGAGGCTGATCAGAAAGACGTTGAAAGAGCTTTTGTGGTCCTTCAAGCccgattcaacattgtgaagaCATCGTCTCGGATGTGGTACGCAAACAATATTGCTgacatcatgtacacgtgTATTATCTTGTACAACATGATTATAGACGACGAAGGACCGAGGGAGGCTAACT
This window contains:
- the LOC125206087 gene encoding protein NRT1/ PTR FAMILY 5.5-like isoform X2, coding for MATVARVIVLLWVDILAMYAMYMMMAYLTNVWKLGFTRAAAIVNVFWGVTTILPLPLAFLVETITGNYWMLLLSSFSYSAGLGFLAMSTPPVLGRTMGRCREYNQECIGQGQRILFYTALPLIAFGMSGHMTCWNSFMAEQFIRVEGEVEDEDEFDNAERTFWKFFYSVLATIVLTFVAVLGLPYIKPWSIRFGIPAICTLVATLLFFSGSCSYKYFSPLGCPLTVFFRVFVAAVSKLFYRIPRDPKELFEVNHPQLYVIPHTKSLRCLDKAAVVIPTKPLEEQAENPWRLCTVTEVEETKTIIRMIPVWMTFILCGVVNAIGFTYFVEQLDHLDHKVGRLKLPSVALLWFFDQTQNQIAKLYVMLANRLAQSGSIKFAPPLGIAVSMILAILCCITAAKVEDRRLGVVQRHGLVEKPDETVPMTMFWLLPQFVLLGASTGIFNYSALCFFVDQSPVSTRRYLPFMISAVFGVGILGSVVSVFVAGKVSERGGKRNWFQHDLNGSRLDKYYWSLAWLMAVNLVVFVVVAIFYRYKESELQDLGGGDFGGIDEGYDENSKCCCCLC
- the LOC125206087 gene encoding protein NRT1/ PTR FAMILY 5.5-like isoform X1; protein product: MNYPKIKGSLIILLWVDILAMYAMYMMMAYLTNVWKLGFTRAAAIVNVFWGVTTILPLPLAFLVETITGNYWMLLLSSFSYSAGLGFLAMSTPPVLGRTMGRCREYNQECIGQGQRILFYTALPLIAFGMSGHMTCWNSFMAEQFIRVEGEVEDEDEFDNAERTFWKFFYSVLATIVLTFVAVLGLPYIKPWSIRFGIPAICTLVATLLFFSGSCSYKYFSPLGCPLTVFFRVFVAAVSKLFYRIPRDPKELFEVNHPQLYVIPHTKSLRCLDKAAVVIPTKPLEEQAENPWRLCTVTEVEETKTIIRMIPVWMTFILCGVVNAIGFTYFVEQLDHLDHKVGRLKLPSVALLWFFDQTQNQIAKLYVMLANRLAQSGSIKFAPPLGIAVSMILAILCCITAAKVEDRRLGVVQRHGLVEKPDETVPMTMFWLLPQFVLLGASTGIFNYSALCFFVDQSPVSTRRYLPFMISAVFGVGILGSVVSVFVAGKVSERGGKRNWFQHDLNGSRLDKYYWSLAWLMAVNLVVFVVVAIFYRYKESELQDLGGGDFGGIDEGYDENSKCCCCLC
- the LOC125206166 gene encoding uncharacterized protein LOC125206166, with product MLDNIDCLHWKWKNCPNAWRGQHLSGDKGDGPTLILEAVADYRLGIWHAYFGAAGSNNDLNVLYSSPHFKDLLDGVALIDFTINDHPYHMGYYLADGIYSRWPTFVKTFNTLQDPKRILYTQRQEADQKDVERAFVVLQARFNIVKTSSRMWYANNIADIMYTCIILYNMIIDDEGPREANFFDEDEAGCSTARSPTRRGVHTTVRERSERRLTIRDTKAHIELQEDLINHIWEKFGHELCFF